The window GATACTCCCTTAATAGTAAGTTATAGAAAATTTATTTTTCTATAGAATCTTCTAAAAATTCAACTCCCCTTTCTCTCAATCCCTCTGGCAGATCGAAAAGAACCACTAACGCCCTACACCGTCCTTTCCCTGCATTTCGCCAACGATGGCGACGATGGGCAGTAAACATTAGACAATCTCCCTCTTCGAGAAGATAGCGCTCTTGTTCCACTTCATACTCAATTTGTCCCTCAAGGCAATAAACGAATTCATCACTGGAATGGATCATCTTGAAGAGACCACTTCCTCCCCCGGCTTCTAAGGTCAAGAGAAAAGGCTCAATCCCACCAGAAAATTTTTGACATCCCAAACCTTCCCACACCCCTCGTACAAATGGAATTTTTACACTTTGATCCTTTTTACAAAAAACCACCTCATTGCGCTGATGGGAATCTTGAAAGAAAAATAACATAGGCACATTCAAAGCATCAGCGATTTTATACAGGGTACTGACAGAAGGTGAGGTTAAGTTTCTCTCGATT is drawn from Anaerolineae bacterium and contains these coding sequences:
- a CDS encoding Transcriptional regulator, MerR family; this encodes MFKISQGQSFSNLGYKSHKNHLNLSDIEKKGFPRIRVIISYSRSTFSHNERVCFVVMMQKNPTPIKFDLGKKIKELRLERKLSMRSLAQLSGISLNALRRIERNLTSPSVSTLYKIADALNVPMLFFFQDSHQRNEVVFCKKDQSVKIPFVRGVWEGLGCQKFSGGIEPFLLTLEAGGGSGLFKMIHSSDEFVYCLEGQIEYEVEQERYLLEEGDCLMFTAHRRHRWRNAGKGRCRALVVLFDLPEGLRERGVEFLEDSIEK